One genomic segment of Theobroma cacao cultivar B97-61/B2 chromosome 6, Criollo_cocoa_genome_V2, whole genome shotgun sequence includes these proteins:
- the LOC18596720 gene encoding phospholipase A1-IIgamma, whose amino-acid sequence MDNSIATRWRDLSGEKNWKDLLHPVDPDLRRYVIHYGERAGAAGDLFNDTMASRGFGYCLYPPDEFFSRAGLENGNPFMYEVTNFFYGAADSNDSNWFGYVAVATDEGKTALGRRDILVSWRGTGTEPEWIDDARFFTTPAKELFGTDHAKVHSGFLAIYTGKVSNSPYNETSARDQVLKAVRKLVDKYQNEDISITVVGHSLGAALATLNATDIAAKGYNKPTDNSNKTCMVTAFAYASPHVGNQEFKEVIDGLIELHILRITNSTDIIPKLPVLLGYTDVGENLAIDTTKSPYLRQGINAHNLEVHLHGVAGVQESGEFKLEVDRDIALINKKIDGLQNKYKIPPEWWNHEKFKNMVQMDTGRWQFVDCAYVPDPPNDYLQ is encoded by the exons ATGGATAATTCCATAGCAACAAGGTGGAGGGATCTTAGCGGCGAGAAAAACTGGAAGGATCTATTGCATCCTGTTGATCCTGACCTCCGCCGCTATGTTATTCACTACGGTGAAAGGGCCGGAGCTGCTGGAGATCTCTTCAACGATACAATGGCATCCAGGGGGTTCGGATATTGTCTTTATCCACCAGATGAGTTCTTCTCCAGGGCTGGTCTAGAAAATGGAAACCCGTTCATGTATGAAGTGACCAACTTTTTTTATGGAGCCGCAGATAGTAATGACTCCAATTGGTTTGGATATGTGGCGGTTGCTACAGATGAAGGAAAGACTGCTTTGGGAAGAAGGGATATCTTGGTTTCTTGGAGAGGAACAGGAACAGAACCGGAATGGATTGATGATGCAAGGTTTTTTACAACACCAGCTAAAGAGTTATTTGGAACCGACCATGCTAAGGTGCACTCTGGCTTTCTTGCTATTTATACAGGAAAAGTCTCCAATTCTCCTTATAACGAGACAAGTGCCAGGGATCAG GTTCTAAAAGCAGTTCGAAAACTGGTAGATAAGTACCAGAATGAGGATATAAGCATTACTGTCGTCGGCCACAGCCTGGGAGCAGCCCTTGCAACATTGAACGCTACTGATATAGCAGCCAAGGGATATAACAAACCCACAGACAATTCAAATAAGACGTGCATGGTCACAGCTTTTGCATATGCTAGTCCACACGTTGGGAACCAAGAATTCAAAGAAGTAATTGATGGACTCATTGAGCTTCATATCCTACGCATCACCAATTCCACAGATATAATTCCCAAGCTTCCAGTGCTTTTAGGCTACACCGATGTGGGGGAAAATTTGGCAATCGACACAACCAAATCACCGTACTTGAGGCAGGGCATTAACGCTCACAATTTGGAGGTTCACTTGCATGGAGTGGCAGGGGTACAAGAAAGCGGAGAATTCAAACTGGAAGTTGATCGTGATATTGCactcataaacaaaaaaattgatggtttacagaacaaatataaaataccGCCTGAATGGTGGAACCATGAGAAGTTCAAGAATATGGTTCAAATGGATACTGGCCGTTGGCAGTTTGTTGATTGTGCTTATGTGCCGGACCCTCCAAATGATTACCTCCAGTAA
- the LOC18596722 gene encoding uncharacterized protein LOC18596722, protein MQSPVRFSSCRGVAFEIKPHADPFATATPAQNETRSSSKKSWFPWYQGSSSRVFPSSIQRSASRASSHFCDLDLDEDEDENNEADFVLERLEEGKDEEKEEKPIFPSASKREQTPKPARKQESRLSVILLDQGLLTVYKRLFVVCLTVNIIGLVLAATGHFPYARNRAALFSIANILVLTLCRSEAFLRVVFWLAVKVLGRSWVPLPIKTATTSLLQSLGGIHSSCGISSVAWLIYALVLTLKDRESTSPEIIGVASTILSLLCLSCLAAFPLVRHLHHNVFERIHRFAGWTALGLLWAFIILTISYDPITKSYSKELGSRLIKRQEFWFTVAITILIIIPWLTVRRLPVKVSAPSGHASIIKFEGGIKAGILGRISPSPFSEWHAFGIISDGKTEHMMLAGAVGDFTKSLVSNPPSHLWVRQVHFAGLPYLVNMYDRVLLVATGSGICVFLSFLLQPCSANVCVLWVAKGIEQNFGKEIKEMMSGHPKEKVIVHDTAVLGRPNVSQMSVDAAKRWGAEVVIVTSNPEGSRDVVNACKGAGIPAFGPIWDS, encoded by the coding sequence ATGCAAAGCCCAGTGAGGTTTTCGAGCTGCAGAGGTGTGGCCTTCGAGATCAAACCTCATGCAGACCCATTTGCTACTGCTACTCCAGCTCAAAATGAGACCCGCAGCAGCAGCAAAAAATCTTGGTTTCCTTGGTATCAAGGGAGCTCATCCAGGGTCTTCCCTTCTTCCATACAAAGATCCGCGAGTCGAGCAAGCAGTCACTTCTGTGACCTTGACcttgatgaagatgaagatgaaaataatgaaGCTGATTTCGTATTGGAACGACTAGAAGAGGGCAAGGATGaggagaaagaagagaagCCAATTTTTCCGTCCGCAAGCAAACGTGAACAAACACCAAAGCCAGCTCGCAAGCAAGAATCAAGATTATCGGTCATTTTGCTTGACCAAGGGCTGTTAACCGTATACAAAAGACTCTTTGTGGTCTGCTTAACCGTGAACATCATTGGTTTGGTGCTTGCTGCCACTGGACACTTTCCATATGCAAGAAATCGAGCTGCTCTTTTCTCCATCGCAAACATTCTTGTTTTGACGCTCTGCCGAAGCGAGGCCTTCCTGCGAGTAGTGTTTTGGCTTGCAGTCAAAGTTCTGGGAAGGTCTTGGGTACCTCTCCCAATCAAGACTGCTACCACATCCCTCCTCCAAAGTCTTGGCGGGATACACAGTAGTTGTGGAATTTCTTCTGTTGCATGGCTCATATACGCATTAGTTCTTACTCTCAAAGACAGAGAAAGCACTTCCCCTGAGATCATTGGTGTAGCCTCTACTATTCTTTCCCTTCTCTGTCTCTCATGCTTGGCCGCATTTCCCCTAGTCCGCCATCTCCATCACAACGTCTTTGAAAGGATTCATAGATTCGCCGGATGGACTGCTCTTGGTCTCCTCTGGGCCTTTATCATCCTCACAATCTCCTATGACCCAATAACCAAATCTTACTCAAAAGAACTTGGTTCGAGGTTGATCAAACGGCAAGAGTTCTGGTTCACAGTTGCCATCACCATCCTAATTATCATCCCATGGTTGACAGTAAGACGCTTGCCTGTCAAAGTCTCAGCTCCTTCTGGCCATGCCTCCATAATCAAGTTTGAGGGCGGAATAAAAGCCGGTATATTAGGGAGAATCAGTCCATCTCCCTTTTCAGAATGGCACGCCTTTGGTATAATTTCTGATGGAAAAACTGAGCACATGATGCTTGCTGGTGCAGTGGGCGACTTCACAAAATCCTTGGTCTCAAATCCACCAAGCCATTTGTGGGTTCGACAAGTGCACTTTGCTGGCTTGCCTTATCTAGTCAACATGTATGACAGGGTTTTGCTGGTGGCAACAGGTTCAGGAATCTGCGTTTTTCTGTCATTCCTTTTGCAGCCATGCTCAGCTAACGTATGCGTGCTTTGGGTGGCCAAAGGTATCGAGCAAAACTTTggtaaagaaatcaaagaaatgaTGAGCGGGCATCCAAAAGAGAAGGTGATTGTCCACGATACAGCTGTGTTAGGCCGTCCAAACGTTTCTCAGATGAGCGTTGATGCTGCTAAGAGATGGGGAGCTGAAGTGGTCATTGTTACAAGCAATCCAGAAGGAAGCAGAGATGTGGTCAATGCTTGCAAGGGAGCAGGGATTCCAGCCTTCGGTCCCATTTGGGACTCCTAA
- the LOC18596721 gene encoding phospholipase A1-IIgamma has product MDFFGKKKKSMGSIAQRWRELSGENNWEGLLDPLDKDLRKYIIHYGERTQAVMDAFNGEKASKWVGFSRYSTEDFFSKVGLEMGNPYKYKVTKFFYARSEIQILDWFAAVESNWIGYVAVTTDEGKAVLGRRDILICWRGTMRNLEVINDIKADLVSAADILGDNGDPKVHHGWHSIYTAKDSKSVYNQASAREQVLSEVRRLVDLYQDEEISITLTGHSLGGAVATLNAVDIIANGYNKSTTKPDKEYLVTAFVFASPRVGDSGFKKVFSGLKNLHVLRIKNELDMVPSLPIPLPLLHYTHVGEKLLIDSHKSPYMKSHLDISENLVIAHQLEPYLHGVAGSQGAKGEFKLEVNRDIALLNKSLDALKDEYKVPVEWWIEKNKGMAQQDDGSWILDDHEPEPAIV; this is encoded by the exons ATGGATTTTTTtggcaagaaaaagaaatcgATGGGTAGCATTGCGCAAAGGTGGAGAGAACTAAGTGGGGAAAATAACTGGGAGGGTTTATTGGACCCTCTTGATAAAGATCTTCGCAAGTATATTATTCACTATGGTGAAAGAACTCAAGCTGTTATGGATGCCTTTAATGGAGAGAAGGCGTCGAAATGGGTTGGATTTAGCCGATATTCAACGGAGGATTTCTTCTCTAAAGTGGGGTTAGAGATGGGCAATCCTTACAAATACAAAGTAACCAAGTTCTTTTATGCAAGATCAGAAATCCAAATCCTTGATTGGTTTGCTGCTGTGGAATCCAACTGGATCGGGTATGTGGCTGTGACCACCGACGAAGGAAAGGCTGTCTTAGGAAGAAGGGACATTTTGATATGTTGGAGAGGAACCATGCGAAACTTGGAAGTGATTAATGATATTAAAGCAGATTTAGTCTCAGCTGCCGATATACTTGGAGATAATGGAGATCCGAAGGTGCACCATGGTTGGCATTCCATATACACTGCGAAAGACTCAAAATCCGTATACAATCAGGCCAGTGCTAGAGAACAG GTTCTAAGTGAGGTTAGGAGGCTGGTTGACTTATACCAAGACGAAGAAATCAGTATAACCTTGACGGGCCATAGCTTAGGTGGCGCAGTTGCCACGCTCAATGCAGTGGACATTATTGCAAATGGATATAACAAGTCGACGACCAAACCAGACAAGGAATACTTGGTCACAGCCTTTGTATTTGCCAGCCCTCGCGTTGGGGACTCAGGCTTCAAGAAAGTCTTCTCTGGACTCAAAAATCTTCATGTCTTGCggataaaaaatgaattagaTATGGTTCCTTCACTGCCAATACCATTACCTTTACTCCATTATACCCACGTTGGGGAGAAATTGTTAATCGATTCCCACAAGTCGCCATACATGAAGAGTCACTTGGATATCAGTGAGAATTTGGTGATTGCTCATCAGTTGGAGCCATATTTGCATGGAGTCGCAGGTTCACAAGGGGCCAAAGGGGAATTCAAGCTGGAGGTTAATCGGGATATCGCGCTTCTAAACAAAAGCTTGGATGCATTGAAAGACGAGTATAAAGTTCCAGTTGAATGGTGGATAGAAAAGAATAAAGGCATGGCTCAGCAGGACGATGGTTCCTGGATATTGGACGATCATGAACCAGAGCCTGCAATTGTTTAA
- the LOC18596723 gene encoding GDSL esterase/lipase At5g45910, whose protein sequence is MNKKIFLLIILFQIFGLVLSSSLQKYESIFNFGDSLSDTGNFLLSGALAFPVIGRLPYGETFFQHATGRCSDGRLIIDFIAEAFSLPYLPPYLAVTEGQSSEHGVNFAFAGATALDAEFFYERNIGSILWTNNSLNVQLGWFRKLKSTLCSNKQACDDFFGKSLFLVGEIGGNDYNYAFFLGGGIKQLQATVPLVVGVITNATSALIEEGAVELMVPGNLPIGCSAVYLTLFQSPNKADYDRHGCLKEFNAFARYHNDQLKQALTMLRQKYPHVRIIYADYYGAAMRFVHTPLHHGFYGGILRACCGGGGPYNFNNSARCGHTGSEVCQNPSLYSQWDGIHLTEAAYRYIALALINGSYSTPPLIPSAL, encoded by the exons ATGAACAAGAAAATCTTTTTGCTCATAATCTTGTTCCAAATCTTTGGCTTAGTTTTATCATCAAGCCTCCAAAAATATGAGTCGATATTTAACTTTGGTGACTCCCTTAGTGACACTGGGAATTTCCTTCTCTCCGGTGCCCTTGCATTTCCAGTCATTGGACGGCTACCTTACGGTGAGACCTTCTTTCAACACGCAACAGGCCGATGCTCTGACGGACGTCTTATCATTGATTTTATTG CTGAGGCATTTAGTTTGCCCTATTTGCCACCTTACCTAGCAGTAACAGAAGGCCAGAGTTCTGAACATGGAGTAAACTTTGCATTTGCTGGGGCCACTGCACTTGATGCAGAGTTTTTCTACGAACGAAACATCGGATCAATCTTATGGACAAATAATTCCTTGAATGTTCAGCTTGGTTGGTTCAGGAAGCTGAAGTCCACCCTTTGCTCCAATAAACAAG CCTGTGATGACTTCTTCGGAAAATCACTTTTTCTGGTGGGGGAGATTGGTGGAAATGACTATAATTACGCCTTCTTTCTTGGTGGAGGCATTAAACAGCTCCAAGCTACAGTACCTCTGGTCGTTGGAGTAATTACTAATGCTACCAGT GCATTGATAGAGGAAGGTGCAGTCGAGTTAATGGTGCCAGGGAACTTGCCCATTGGTTGCTCCGCGGTTTACTTGACCTTGTTTCAAAGCCCTAACAAGGCAGACTATGACCGCCATGGTTGCTTGAAGGAATTCAATGCTTTCGCCAGGTATCACAATGATCAGCTCAAACAAGCCCTGACTATGTTGAGACAAAAGTATCCCCATGTCAGGATTATTTATGCTGATTACTACGGTGCGGCAATGCGTTTCGTTCATACCCCACTACATCACG GATTTTATGGTGGGATTCTAAGAGCATGTTGTGGAGGTGGTGGTCCTTACAATTTCAATAACTCAGCTAGGTGCGGTCACACTGGATCTGAAGTATGTCAAAATCCATCTCTTTACTCCCAATGGGATGGAATTCATCTAACCGAGGCAGCCTATCGTTATATAGCCTTGGCTTTAATTAATGGCTCTTATTCTACACCTCCCCTCATACCCTCTGCCCTTTGA